ACTGTTTATATTTTTAAAAAACAATTGTGTGTTGAGGATGAAGTGTATCAAATTTATATAAAAATAAAATACGTTGAAAAAAAAGATTACATGGTACTTTTGTCTTTTCATGAGTCAGAGGAGGGTGAAGGAAATGTATGAATTGAAAAAACCAAAAGAAAGGTTGTTCTGTGAGCAATGTGGAAAATTGGTGAGGTATAAAACGATAAAAAAGAGAGAGAATTATAACGTTAAGAATTATCCTATTGAAGTCGAACGGACTGTTGCTATATGTGAAGAATGTGGGGCTGAGTTACTTGAACCATATTATGAGAATGAGAACTTAAAAGTGGCATACAGAAAATATGCTGAGTTGAATAATTTGGTATTACCTGAAGAAATCAAGGAAATTAGAAGTAAGTATAATGTCTCTCAAACCCTATTTGCCTTAATTTTAGGTTTAGGAGAAGCTACTATACAACGTTATGAGATGGGTTCATTACCAACTAAAGTTAATAGCGATTTGATCAAAAGAGTTTCCGAACCGGTTGAATTTTACAAGATTTTAAAAAGTAATAAAGATAATATTCCTGATATCGAGTATAAGAGGATCTTAGGAAACATTCACAGAATTCTTAAAGAATTTGAAAATAAACTTGAAGTTCAAGAACTAGAGAAAATTTTGTATATTAAACATCCTGAAATAGACATTGAAAAAATGAAGGGTTTAATAGCTGGATTATTTTATTATTCAAAAAAATATCATCATAAGGAATTTTTATACAAAACCGTCTTTTTTAAATTGCTATGGTTAGTGGAAAAAGAATCCAAAAAAAACCTTGGCAGGCAGATTGCTAATTTGAAATTCATTCATTATAATTATGGCCCAATTCCCAAAGGGGCAAAAAATGAAGAGGGCGTTCTTTTAGACTATTTGATAAAGACAAATTTAATAAGAATGAATATCGATTTTTCTAAAAAGTTTTTGAAAGAGACATATATGATCGGTTTGGTAGATCAGAGCCCTTTAAAGTATTTAGCAGATGAAGAAAGAGGGGTTGTAGAAAAGATTGTTAAAGAGTATGGAGGATTGAGTGCCAGCAAATTAGTAGAATTGGCACATAATGACGTAGATTTTAAAAATTCAAATTATGGTGAAGAGATTGTGATTTAGTGTAAATTTTTTAATGGATAACTCTGATCTATAACAATATACCACCCTATCACACAAATCCTGTACAGCGAGCTTTATAGCGCCCTTCCCCCACAGCCCGCCCTTCTAAGGAAGGGAACTGCGGTCCCTTAAACTCGGGGGAGTAAGAGGGTTCCGACCTCCATCCTGTCCATCTTAGGCCACCTACCTTACTTTGGGGGTATCATTTGAGGTGGTTTTGTTATAGAATTAAACAGGTGATTATATGGAAAGAAGAAAATATATACTAATATCATTAATTTTTTTATTTTTTTGGGTTGGAGTTATTTTGTTTTTTGGAACAAGAAATCCAGAGGAATCTTCAAATCAATCTTATTTTGTCTATAATGTTATTAAATCAATAGATAATGTATTTGATTTTTCAGATACAAAATGGTTTAGAGAGATAGAAGTATTTTTAAAGAAGTTGTGGCTTGGAGATCAATATGCTGATTCGATAGCGCTTGTTAGAAAAAGTGGGCATTTTGGAATATATTTTATACTTGGTGTGTTTTCTTGGTTGTTTGGATATTTGTATTCAAAGAGATTATTGATAGGGACTTTACTTGGAGTATCTTTACCAGCACTTATTGCTGCATTAGATGAATATTCTCAAGAGTTTGTTGGCAGAGGTTCTTTATTGAATGATGTTCTTATAGATATTTCAGGAGCTGTTTTTGCTAATATAATAATTTTGGTAATTTATGTGGTTTATAAGATTTGTAAGGAGATTTATCTAAGGTATAAATAAAACGCTATCTTTTTTTACATAGCGTTTGAGCTTACTAAATGAAAAGCATATCACCCTATCACACAAATCCTGTATAATGAATTTGGTAAAAAAGATTATTTCAATAACTCTTTTAGGTCTTCTATGGTTATTTCTAATAAATTGTCTCCTATGTAATCTATCGTCTTCTCATCTGCTTTTCTTATCTTGTCTTTTATTTCTTCAGTTAGTTGGTTACCAAATCTTTTGCTTAATATTTTAATTGCAAATTCTCTTTCTCCTTCAAGTTTTCCTTTTTCCATTCCTTCGTTCCTCAACTTTTCGGCTATCGTCATAACTATTTCACCCCTTCCAGGCATTATTTCTTTTTGTACCTTTAATATATCTTCTATCGTTATATCTTCCCTTACGTTTAGTAGGTAGATCATGCACCCTTCAAACCATTCATGTACCTGTTCTTCTGGTAGTTGGTTTATGTATGCGAATACTATTGCTAATCTTTCTTTAAATTCTTTTTCGGTCATTGCCGTTCCTGCTCTCATTGCTTCTAATGCAACTTTCGTCGCTGTTAATCCTATTATCCTTTTTTTCCTAAGGTGAGCTATCTTATCGGATAACTGCTGTATAATGAGTTTTATAGCGCCCTTCCCCCGCAGCCCCACCCGTGAGGAGAAGGATCTTTGTTAGCGCCCTTTCACCCCGCTACCCGCCCATTAGGAAAAAGTGTGTTTCCCTTTTACCCCGCAACCCACTCTTCTAAGGAAGTAGGAAAGGGCTTCGCCAGGGATAAAATACTTTATTATTAAAAATATACAAAACGTCTTCATAAGGTGTCTTTTTGGCTAGGTCTTTATGTTTTCGACTGTGAAACAAGGGCTTGGTGAATTTTGTGGAATTTTTGATGTTCTTTTAGTTTAGTAAGTGCAATGCGGCTAGTTCTCGTATTTTAAAATTTCGTTTTCTAATTCCTTAGAAATTCTAAAACCTGCTTTCTTTAATTTGTTTAAAACTTCTTCAAGAGAAGATATTATATTCTTATTTTTTGCGCTAATAATAACGCCTAACGTTCCAGTAATTTGGAGATTTAACTTGTTTGCTAATTTTCTTGCTTTCAAGTCATCCAAAATTAAAATTACATCTTCTTTTTCTAAAGCTAGAGCTATTGAACTTGCTTCTCCTAAATCAATAAACGTAGATAATAGTTTTAAATATTTTTTATCATTAACTTCTCGAACTTTTATCCATTCGGGAATCGGTTTTTCGAATTCTTTTAAAACTTCTTGCGTTATAAATATATTTCCATAAAGCTCTTTTAGTATGAACAGCATATCAATGTTGTCTAAAACAATTAGACAACTTGTGTCAGATATGTAATTAGGCATTTTTCACATCATTTCTTAATTCTTCAGCATTGTAATTAAATAGTGAGACATCGAAACGACCTAATATTTCAATAAAAGCTCTCTTGGAAAGTTCCGCTAGTTGTGCAGCTTCTCCTATGGATAACTTGCCTTCTTCATATAATTTTGAGGCTATCAACAATTTGATTTCTTTTTCATTTAAATCGATAAAATCTGGTAGATTTATAGATATGGATTTCATAAAAACACTCCTCGTAAAATATTTATACTCGCTTTTTAGAAACGTTAAATTTCATAGATAACGTTCCTATGACCCACTCCTTACCCATCTAAGGAAAGGGATTGTGACTTCGTCTGCTACCATTATTTCAATATTTCTTTTAATTCTTCTATGGTTATACTAAGAATATTTTTCTTTATTTGGTTTATGGTTTCTTCATTTGCTTTTCTGATCTTTTCTTCTAATTTTTTATCTAAATCTTTTCCAAACCTTTGGTTTAGAATCTCAATTATCAATTCTTTTCTTTCTTCAAGTTTTCCTTCCACTTTAGCTTTTTCTCTGTCTCTTTTTGCTATCTCTTCTAATGTGTTAAACATTTTTGGCACCTCCATTTCTTTTAGCTCTTCGTACCTTTCTTCTATCTCTTTGTAATCTGTCCTCTTTCTAAGCAATTCTAAGAATGCGTTTCTGTGTTTATCAAACTTTTCTTTTTCTTCTTCTGGCAACTTCGATATTATATCTTCATTTATCATCTTTAGCAACTCTTCCATTTTTTTTATCTTTACGTTTGGTTTGTCCGTTAATAAGATTACCCCTAGTGCGTTCTTCATGTTTATTATCGTTTCTTCTTTTATATTGCTTAAATTTATTAGTTCATAATTTGCTTTTATTAAGTATTCTTCCATGTTTTTTATCTCTGTTATCTTCTCTTTTACGTCCATTGGTGAAGTCCATTTCGCTTTTCCATCGTAAAAAACTATCCCTATTATGACTGGCAGTTTGAATCCTTTTTGCTCCGATTCTTTTTTGTGACTTTTTACATATCGTTCCCATATCCTTACCTTATATGCCAACATCCTGAATGCCATCAGTTGGTCAACTTTACTTTGATGTTCTAACAATAGGTATATGTATACATCTTGACCGTTTCCTTGAACCCCCTTCGGGGCGTTTCCCTTTTCTATTTTGTATAGTATGTCCGATCTTTTTATGGAGAAGTCTTTGCCTATTAGTTCAGTTTGTTCACGTTTTAAATCTGTTTCTTTTATTTGTTTTGTGATCTTTTTTGGTAGAAAGGCTTTTAGAAAGTCATAGAATACGGTTCTGTCTTCAAATAATTCTTTGAAAATCGAATCTTTTATTGGATTAGACATAAGCTTCTCCTTTTTGGTTTATTTTTTGTTATTTTTAGCACCCCCTCGCCCTGCTGCCCGCCCATAGAATTAGTGAAGTGTTTTCTTTGTTAATTTAATTATACCATATCTTTTTAAATGTGCGTTATCTTATCATATAACTTCTGTATAATGAGTTTTCTAGCGCCCTTCCCCCGCAGCCCACCCTATAAGGAAAGAGGGACTTGCGGTCCCTTAAACCCTGTTTTTCACACATAAGGAAAAAGTTCTTTGTTTGCGCCCTTCGCTCCGTTGCCCGTTTTATTGAAGACCGTTCATCTTGTAGATCGAGAGAATGCTTTTTAAATCAAAGAAGAATGTTTGGGTTGAGGGAAAAGAGTATCATTTTAAAGACATCGATTTATGATCTAACCAATTTTTTTGCACTTATTCATCGAAAAGTGTACCACCCTATCACACAAATCCTGTATAATAAATTTGAACAAAAAATTTTACAGGGGGAAACACCCCGAAGGGGGTTCAAGGAAGGTGATAGAGAAGGTACAATACAATTATATAAGATTTTTGTATTTTAACAAACACAAAAGTCAAAGAGCAATAGCAAAAGAAATGGGGATACACAGAGCGACGGTCAAAAGAGCTATCAAGAACCCAGAACAGAAGTATCATATGAACGTTGAGAGAGATAAACCAGTAAATGGAGATTTTGAAAAACGTATCAAACACTTGTTAGAATACAATTCAAACCAACCCAAGAACCAAAAGTTAACCAAAAGACGTATATACGAACTCATCTGTGAAGAAGGATACAAAGGAAGTTATTCCTCCTTCACCTATCAAGTAAGGAAGATAGAAGAGAAACTTGGTATCAATCAAAAAGAAGGATAAAAGAAGCAAAGTGGATACTTATCAACTGATCCATAAAGAAATACTGGAACTCAGTCAATGTAAGTTCATCGAAGAAAAGGCAAATCTTTTGTTCTTAGGATCACTAGGTGCAGGAAAAACACACATAAGTGTAGCGATAGGAATACAAGCATGTAAGAAAGGGAAAACAGTAAGTTTTTTCACAGCAGCCAATCTTGGGAACATTTTAGTTGAAATGCAAGAAGAACGACAACTAACAAAGTTCCAAAAAAAGTTGAGCAAAGTAGATTTACTGATAATTGATGAACTAGGATACGTGCAGTTATCCGACCAAGTTACACAACTCATGTTCCAAATATTCTCTGAAAGGTATGAAAAATGTAAAAAGTTATATAATTTTATTGTTAATTTTTGAAAGAAGAAAATTCTCTGTTCAAAAAAATTTTTAGGAGATGATTTGAGTTGCCAGTTTATTATTTGAATTTGACCCCTAAATATGAAGAAGGAATCATACATTATGAAGTACATGAAGATAATTGCACTTGGTTAAGTGGAGTTAAAGATCGTGAGAAATTGGGTAATTTTCGTGATTGTCATGGAGCCATAAAAGAAGCGCAACGCAGATATTCTGATTGGAGAATAGATGGTTGTAAACATTGTTCTCCAGAGTGCCACAGCTTGTAAAGACTAAACTAAGAACAGAGAATTTTCTTCCCTAGGAGGTTGAGGTGCGGTTAAAATATTATATAAATTGTTTTTGACTTTAAATGCTACTTCATTATTGATTGTGATTTTTTTGATAAAACAGCACTGTATAATAATAAATAAAGCTCCGAATTGGGTTTCCTATCTAATATTTATTTCATTTCCTGTTTTAATGACGGGTTCAAGCCTTCTTTGCACTCGTTTTTTAAGTACAGACAGTATTGAAGGAAATGTAAAAGATTTAGAACATGCAAATAATGCTTATTTACCTAGTTATTTAGGGTATTTTTTTGTTGCTCTAAGTGTTCCTGATGTCGAAACTCTTGTTTTTGTTTTTCTGATTTTGTTTGTATTTACTTACTTTTCACAAACTATTTATTTTAATCCTCTTTTCCTTTTGTGGAAGAGACACTTTTATTATGTAACAACAGAAAATAATATAAAAATTTTTTTAATTACAAGAAAGGTTCTCAGAAAACCAAGCGATGTACATTTTGAAAATTTAAAACGTATCAATAATTATACTTTTATAGATAATGGAGGGGCAAAAAGTGAATCATCTGATGGCTAAAATAAGAAAAAGAGGTAATGATAATAAATACAGAAAAATAACATCTGATGATAATTTTTATAAATTACCTGAGGATTTAGATAATCCAATTGAGTATTTACCAGATCACAATTTAGACGAAGATTCTTGGTTTGTTATATCTGAATTTTCAAAGAAACCATATTGCCTTGATATTCTAAAAAACAATTTTGAGTCTGTTGAGTATCTACAATTAGAAAAACTTGAAATAGATAAAATAGATTTTATTTTTTCATATCAAGATAAGAATGAATATTACTTTCAAAGAGTGTTAAGTTCTCATATTGTAAGTAAAAAGTTATTATATATTGGAGACGCATTTGAATTCAAAGAAAATACTAAATTTATAGTAATTAATGATATTCCGGATGCTATTTATTTAAAAGATCAAGATAAATTATACTTCAAAAAATTAACCTCTATTACCTCAATCTTTAAAGGGATAGAAGAATTATATAAAGAAGCAACTGAGGAAGAAACAAGAGAATTTTTAGAACAAAGCTTCATATGCCTTGATCAGGGATTTTCTTCTGAAAAGGTGAAAAAATCAAATAGAAAAAGAATTGCCTTGGCAATGGACACAATGAAAAATTTTAATAGTGATGAAAAGAAAAAAATATTTGATTACATTAAAGATTATTGCCCTAATTTAGAGAGAAAAAAAGGCGCATTTGTCGTAAAAAGCGATGAAGATTTAAAAAGTATATTGTATGGAATTGATCAAAGATATTACACAACACCTGTAAAAAATGAAAAAAGAATAGCAAATTCAATAATCCCTATTAATGAGTCATTTAAATAGGTAAAGAAGCATTCCTGTAAATAAAAAAGAAAGAATTTGAAAAAAGAACTTCCTTGTAAAATAAAAATAAAGATGTAGAGACTAATTTTCGTTTAGCGGGCACTTTTTTGGTACACTTTTCGTTTGGTAAGTGCCTGCAATAGATTATTTTTTCTCCAAATTTCTACCCTCAACAAATTTTTTAATGAATTCTCTTTTGTTAACTACCATTTTTTACTTTTTCTTTGTTTTAAAAGAGAAAATTAAATTCTTCCTTTAAAATTCTTTCTAAATTAAATTTTCCCTCTATTAATTTAGCCCAAAATTCAAATTGTAATTCATTTACATAGTCCCAATATGCTAATTTATATTTATTATCAAACATAATATTTCCTGATCTCCATTGACTTAGAGGATAAAAAAGTTGTGCATATGTAAATTCTTTCTTCAATTCAAATGAATATCTCACTATACCTTTCATTTCAAACTCTTTTTTGAAATCTTCATCTTTTATAACGTCATCAACGCTAAATAACCAATATCGCCATTCATTTTCGTTTAATTTTTTTAATTCATTCATCATAATTGTTTCTGTAACTATTCCAAAACTTCTATTTACTCTTTTTAACAATTTTTTAAAATTTTTCTTTTTCATTACTGCTAATCCTTTCGTATGATATGTATGTTGTGAATCTTCAAAAGGAAATTACTCCTTTTCACATTTTCTAATATATTTTGTGTTTTTCCTGAAAGTATGGGTATCGTTAATTACGATAATTCTTAACAATTCTTCGGTTTTCACCGATGGACATATGACTGATTAGCTTACATAATCAAGTATTTAATCATTTCAAATATTCTGATTCGAGCAGTCAAACTATTTCCAGTAATGTTCGGCGAATAAAAGAAGTCGACGAAGGAAATTTGGGCAAAAACTTTTATCTGTTATTAGTAGAAGTAGCTCAGTCATAAATATTACACATGGGGCATTTCCAATTGGTTCCATTTGGGCGTTGAGGGTGATACTTATTGTCGAGTTTATCTTTCCCACCAAAATCGTGATAATTTCCGCATTCTTTCTCAAACGCCATTTTTGGAGAAGTTGCATAGCTAAATTTAAAGTGAGTATATCAATTCGAGTTTTTGCCTTCCCACTGTTTTAGTCTTTCGTTTATATCATCATCCGAACGACCCACATAGCGTACATAAAATGTGTTATTTTGAGTATATCCCAACCCGTAGTTGCCAGGGGATTTCCTAGTAACTACCTCATCAACTTTTTCTGTTGTAAGCTCATAAGAGCCATCCATACTTAAAGTTGCCATTTCAAAAACCTCCTTTCAAAAATTCTCCCCAGTCAAGATTTGACCAACTAAGCGAGGGAATAAGAGGCACTTGCGGTACGGGCGGAACTGGGGGAAAAGTCGGAAGAGGTAGGACGGGTTTAACCTTCGGCACAAGCAAGACTGGTCCTCATATTGCTCCATGCGAAAATGCTACGGCATAACGTTCTTTATCACTAAAGAAACCTCGATCTAACCTTCTAAGATAATATCCATAGTAATTAAAAATCTCGTCTCCTCTTGCAATTGGAGGTGTACCATAGATATTGTAAATTACCTCTTTCTTTAACCATCTGACAGTTTGGCTCTCTTGATTATAAATTGGCTCCATTTTATCCGACCTCCTCAACTATTCCGCACCCATTAGGAAAAGGTGAAGAGCTTCGTTTACTACCATTACTTCAATAACCCTTTTAGTTCTTCTATGGTAATTTCTAACAAGTTATCTTCTATGTAGTCTATCGTCTTCTCATCTGCTTTTCTTATCTTGTCTTTTATTTCTTCAGTTAGTTGGTTACCAAATCTTTTGCTTAATATTTTAATTGCAAATTCTCTTTCTCCTTCAAGTTTTCCTTTTTCCATTCCTTCGTTCCTCAACTTTTCGGCTATCGTCATAACTATTTCACCCCTTCCAGGCATTATTTCTTTTTGTACCTTTAATATATCTTCTATCGTTATATCTTCCCTTACGTTTAGTAGGTAGATCATGCACCCTTCAAACCAATCTTGTACCTGTTCTTCTGGTAGTTGGTTTATGTATGCGAATACTATTGCTAATCTTTCTTTAAATTCTTTTTCGGTCATTGCAGTTCCTGCTCTCATTGCTTCTAATGCAACTTTCGTCGCTGTTAATCCTATTATCCTTTTTTTCCCTTTGATTGAGAAGTCACATATTTCATAACGGTATGTAAGTAAGTATGTTTTTAGTTCGTCTGATAAATCTTCTATCCCTTGTACCATATTTGATAAGTTCGTTTCTACGTTCCAGACTTCTCTTCCATGGTATATTACCATCGGTATTATTATTGGTACCTTTTTTGTTTTGGGATCGTATTTTTCTTCCCATATGTTCGTAATGTATCTCAACAGTTGAAAGATTACTTTACTTTCAATGTAGCTTTTGTGTTCCATCAAAATGTATATGTATCCATCTTGTCCATTTATCTTTGTTTTGTGAACATAATTATATCATATGTTTTTGAAGGTGAGCTATTTTATTATCCAACTCTCGCATAATAAGTTTTATAGCGCCCTTCCCCCGCTGCCCACCCATGTGGAAGAGGGACCTGCGGTCCCTTTCCCCGCTTTTCAACCATAAGGAAAGGGGTCTGTTCCTTTTTACCCCGCGGCCCACCCGTGAGGAAAAGTATCTTTATTAGCGCCCTTTTTTACCACGCTGCCCACCCATGTGGAAGAGGGACCTGCGGTCCCTTAGACCCTGTTTTTTCCACATAAGGGAAAAGGTTTTTTGCTCTTTTACTCTGCAACTTGCCCGTTTGAGGAAAGTGGAAATAGTTTAGCTTTCCTGCCCACCATTCCAGGAAGAGTAAGCGAAACAAAATCGGCTTATAAGAGGTTTCGTGCGTGCGTGTTAGAAAATGAGAAAGGCAATGGTATAATA
The sequence above is drawn from the Petrotoga sibirica DSM 13575 genome and encodes:
- a CDS encoding type II TA system antitoxin MqsA family protein, with the protein product MYELKKPKERLFCEQCGKLVRYKTIKKRENYNVKNYPIEVERTVAICEECGAELLEPYYENENLKVAYRKYAELNNLVLPEEIKEIRSKYNVSQTLFALILGLGEATIQRYEMGSLPTKVNSDLIKRVSEPVEFYKILKSNKDNIPDIEYKRILGNIHRILKEFENKLEVQELEKILYIKHPEIDIEKMKGLIAGLFYYSKKYHHKEFLYKTVFFKLLWLVEKESKKNLGRQIANLKFIHYNYGPIPKGAKNEEGVLLDYLIKTNLIRMNIDFSKKFLKETYMIGLVDQSPLKYLADEERGVVEKIVKEYGGLSASKLVELAHNDVDFKNSNYGEEIVI
- a CDS encoding VanZ family protein codes for the protein MERRKYILISLIFLFFWVGVILFFGTRNPEESSNQSYFVYNVIKSIDNVFDFSDTKWFREIEVFLKKLWLGDQYADSIALVRKSGHFGIYFILGVFSWLFGYLYSKRLLIGTLLGVSLPALIAALDEYSQEFVGRGSLLNDVLIDISGAVFANIIILVIYVVYKICKEIYLRYK
- a CDS encoding DUF3368 domain-containing protein, translated to MPNYISDTSCLIVLDNIDMLFILKELYGNIFITQEVLKEFEKPIPEWIKVREVNDKKYLKLLSTFIDLGEASSIALALEKEDVILILDDLKARKLANKLNLQITGTLGVIISAKNKNIISSLEEVLNKLKKAGFRISKELENEILKYEN
- a CDS encoding UPF0175 family protein, coding for MKSISINLPDFIDLNEKEIKLLIASKLYEEGKLSIGEAAQLAELSKRAFIEILGRFDVSLFNYNAEELRNDVKNA
- a CDS encoding Rpn family recombination-promoting nuclease/putative transposase; amino-acid sequence: MSNPIKDSIFKELFEDRTVFYDFLKAFLPKKITKQIKETDLKREQTELIGKDFSIKRSDILYKIEKGNAPKGVQGNGQDVYIYLLLEHQSKVDQLMAFRMLAYKVRIWERYVKSHKKESEQKGFKLPVIIGIVFYDGKAKWTSPMDVKEKITEIKNMEEYLIKANYELINLSNIKEETIINMKNALGVILLTDKPNVKIKKMEELLKMINEDIISKLPEEEKEKFDKHRNAFLELLRKRTDYKEIEERYEELKEMEVPKMFNTLEEIAKRDREKAKVEGKLEERKELIIEILNQRFGKDLDKKLEEKIRKANEETINQIKKNILSITIEELKEILK
- a CDS encoding ATP-binding protein yields the protein MVSIKKKDKRSKVDTYQLIHKEILELSQCKFIEEKANLLFLGSLGAGKTHISVAIGIQACKKGKTVSFFTAANLGNILVEMQEERQLTKFQKKLSKVDLLIIDELGYVQLSDQVTQLMFQIFSERYEKCKKLYNFIVNF
- a CDS encoding 4-fold beta flower protein — protein: MEPIYNQESQTVRWLKKEVIYNIYGTPPIARGDEIFNYYGYYLRRLDRGFFSDKERYAVAFSHGAI
- a CDS encoding Rpn family recombination-promoting nuclease/putative transposase; this translates as MNGQDGYIYILMEHKSYIESKVIFQLLRYITNIWEEKYDPKTKKVPIIIPMVIYHGREVWNVETNLSNMVQGIEDLSDELKTYLLTYRYEICDFSIKGKKRIIGLTATKVALEAMRAGTAMTEKEFKERLAIVFAYINQLPEEQVQDWFEGCMIYLLNVREDITIEDILKVQKEIMPGRGEIVMTIAEKLRNEGMEKGKLEGEREFAIKILSKRFGNQLTEEIKDKIRKADEKTIDYIEDNLLEITIEELKGLLK